The Starkeya sp. ORNL1 DNA window AAAGGCCAAGGGTCTGTCGCGGCAGCGGGCGCTGGTGAAATATCCGCTGCGCATGTCGCTGAACTTCTTCATCTCCGGCATCGGCGACGTGTTGCCGACCATCGTCTCCGGTTCGGAGCTGACCGCGGTGGTGCTGTCGCTGCAGACCACCGGCCCGCTGCTGCTGCGGGCGCTGCAAAGCCAGGACATGTATCTCGCCGGCTCGTTCCTGATGTTCCTGTCCTGCCTCACCGTGATCGGCGTGCTAATCTCGGATATCGCGCTCGGCTTCCTCGATCCGCGCATCCGCTTCAGTGGTGGAGCCTCCAAATGAGCGCTCCCATCCCGCAGCTGGCCGGGCCCGAGCGGCTGCCGCACATCGTGGCGGAGGCCCCGTTCGACCCCTATACGGCGGAGGTGCTGACCGAGGCGCAGAAGCGGGTCTATCTTGCCTCGCAGCTGACCTTGATGTGGTGGAAGTTCAAGCGCCACCGCCTCGCGCTGTTCTCGGGCATCTTCCTGATGGTGCTCTACGCCTCGATCCTGATCTGCGAGTTCCTGGCGCCCTATGACTACCAGGCCCGGCATACCGACTTCATCCGCTCGCCGCCGCAGGGGATCCATCTGTTCCATGACGGCGCGTTCGTCGGCCCCTTCACCTATGGGCTGAAATACCAGCTCGACATGCAGAGCATGCGGCGCACCTTCTCGGAGGACCGCACGCAGGTCCACCCGGTGCGCTTCTTCTGCAAGGGCGACCCCTACATGTTCTGGGGGCTGATCCCCGGCAACCGGCATCTGATGTGCCCGAGCGAAGGCGGCACGCTGTTCCTGCTCGGCACCGACCGGCTGGGGCGCGACATGCTCTCGCGCATCATCTATGGCGCGCGCATCTCGCTGACCATCGGCCTCATCGGTGTCGCCGTCAGCTTCACCCTCGGCATCATCATAGGCGGGCTCGCCGGCTATTATGGCGGTCTGTTCGACCTCGTGATGCAGCGCGTGATCGAGGTCATCCAGTCGCTGCCGCACATACCATTGTGGCTCGCTCTGTCGGCGATCATGCCGCCGACGTGGAGCCCGCTGCTGGTCTATTTCAGCATCACCATGATCCTCGGCCTGATGGACTGGACCGGGCTGGCGCGTGCCGTGCGCTCCAAGCTGTTGTCGTTGCGCGAAGACGATTACGTCGTCGCCGCCCAGCTGATGGGCGCGAAGACGCCGCGCATCGTGTTCCGCCATCTGGTGCCGGGCTTCCTCAGCCATCTGATCGCCTCGGCGACCATCACCATCCCCACCATGATCCTCGGCGAGACCGCCTTGAGCTTCCTCGGCCTCGGCCTGCGGCCCCCCATCACCAGCTGGGGCGTGATGTTGAACGAGGCGCAGAACATCAATATCGTGGTGTTCTATCCATGGCTCATCCTGCCGGTGGTGCCCGTCATCGCCGTCATCCTCGCCTTCAATTTCCTTGGCGACGGCCTGCGCGATGCTGCCGACCCCTATCACTGACGAGTAACACTGCGTGTCCGGCCTTTCCCGCCTCGAGAAGACGCTGTTCCGCCTCGAGGCGCAGCGTGCGTGCCTTGCCTGGGCCTTTGCCGAGATCGCGGATCGCCCCGGTTTCGTGCTTGAGCTCGGCCTCGGCCTGGGGCGCACCTATGACCATCTGCGCCGGCATTTGCCGGGGCGCGATATCCTGGTCTTCGACCGGGTGAATGTCGCCCATGCGGACTGCCAGCCTACGGCCGACCAGCTGGTGCTGGGCGAGATCGAGGAGACGCTGCCGGCGCTGCACGGCAGGATCGCCGGCAAGGTGGTGCTGGCCAATTCCGATCTCGGCTCGTTCGACCGCGAATCCAACCTTGCGGTGGCGGCGATGTCGGCTCGGCTACTGCCGCCGGTGATGGCGGCCGGCGGCATTATCATGTCCGACCTGCCGCTCGAACTCGACGGCTTCACCGAGGTGCCGCTGCCGGCCGGTGCCCGCGAGGGCCGCTATTATCTCTATCGGCGGAATTAGGCCGGGACCGGGACGGCGAACACCTCGCGCGCGGCCACGAACCGCGCGCTGCCTGAGCCCGCCAGGCGCTCGAACACCTCGTCGAGGAAGCGGTCGATCCAGCCATCATGCACCAGATGGTGGGTGAGGATGCCGATCGGTTCCAGCGTACCGGCGGGGGTGGCGAGTTCCTCGTCGATGAGCCGCGCCAGCAAATGAAGCAGCTTCGCCTCGTCCTTCAGCCCGCCGCCGGTCTTCCAGGCGATCGGGTCCCAATGGCTGTTGATGGTGACGAGGCCGGCGGGGGCGCGCTCCGGGCTGCGGCGCTCATGGGTCGAGAGCCCGCTATAGCCGAGCTCTGGCAATGCTGCAGCAAAGCCAGGATCGATGCGGTTCCAGGGCGGCACGAACACCGGCAAGGCGCGCTCGCCGAAGATCTCGCCGATCCGTGACAGGCCGCGCGTGGCGTCGCCTTGCTTGTCTGGCGCGGGCCGGTCGACACCGAATTCCGAGGCCCGCGCGCCGGCTGGCGCATGGTTGCGATGAGCCCAGCCATGCACCAGCACGTCGACCGTCGGGTGGTCGGCGAGCCAGGCGGCGAGTTGCGGTGTCCCCCGCGCCGGAATGACCGCGAGCGCCGCCGGCACGCCCCAGCGCCGGGCGCGGGCGAGATAGGCGTCGAGGGCCGGGGTCGGCTCGATGGCGTCGTCGTCACGCAGCCAGAAATCGATGGTGCGACCTGAGGTGCGCGCCCGCACAAGCACGGCATCGAGTGCCCGCCAGGCTTCCGCGCGTGCGGCGGCGTTGTCGGCCGCAGCCGCAACCCGTTCCGCGGTGCGCTTCGCACCGCCGGCGCGGATCGCCGACCAGTCCGGGCGCGGCGCGGCGGTCAGGCCGGCGGCCTCGCGCGCCAAAGCGGCGCCGTCGAGTCCGTCGGTTTCCAGCACGCGGGCCAGCCCGCGCCGGGCGAGTTCGCCGGCGCGGATGGTCTGCTCCAGCTCATTTCCGGCGGCGAACGGTACCAGAATGGCGCGCGCATGCGCGGCGGCCAGGTCGAGCACCGTATTGTAGCCGGCCTGGCTGATGGAAAGTGCGGAACGGCCCAGCAGCGCCGGGAAGTCCGGCCGGGCGCGTTCGACCATCATGTGCGGTGGGGCCGCGGCCTCGAGCGTATCGAAGTCCGTAGCGGGTACGCCGTGGCCGACCAGCAGCCGCCACCGATGCGTGGTGACGAGCCGGGCGGCTTCGATCGCGGCGCGGCACAGCGGCAGGCTCGCCGCCGAGCCGCCGCCGGAGACGACGATCTCGTCCTGGCCGTCTGAGCCGACGGCCGCCACGGCCGCCTCGCCGTCATGGACATAGCCGGTCTCGATCAGCCGCCGCTCCAGGGCGGGGGGCGTCGGCCAGGAGGCGCTGAGCGGCACCACCGAGGTGTCGCCATGGAACAGCACGCCGTCGAACGATCGGGCGAGGCGCTCCAGCGCCTGGTCCGCCCGTTCCGGACGCGACGGCGGGTTCAGCACGTCGCGGATCGAGCACAGGATAGTCGGGCGCGGATCGCTCGCCTTGGCGCGCTCCAGCAGCGCGTCGAACTCGCCGGCCATGGCGCGGCGGCCGAACGGATAAAGCTCGACGATCAGCGCATCCGGGCGGATCGCCTCGAACGCCGCCAGCAATTCCTCGCCCCGCCGCGCCAGATAGGCGGCGTCCGCCACCGTGCCGTCGCTGGCGAGCAGGGTGCTGAAATCGGTGCCGACGCAATGCACGCTGGGCAATTGCACCAGCTCGCAGCTGCCGAGCCGTGCGGTCGGCACCGGCCGTCCTCCGGAGACGATGGTGACCTGCCAGCCTTCCGCGACCAAAGCGCGGCCGACCGCGGCCATGCGGGCAAGGTGGCCGACACCGAGCAGGTGCGTCACCACGATCATGGCGCGCTTTGGCGTCATATTCGGAGGTGTCTGCGGGTCGCTCATGCTGCTGGCCTCGGTATGCCGGCGGTGTCCAGTGCCGCTTCCAATGTGCGCTGCGCCGCCTCGATGGTCCGCTCCTCGCTGGCGAAGCGCCAGGCCGCGTGAGCGTAGCGCGTGCGCAGCGACTCATCATCGGCGAGTCGGCGGATCGCGCCGGCATAGGCGTCGATATCGCCGCGCGGCGCCAGTATGCCGGTCTCGCCATCGCGAATCACGTCGGGCACGCCGCCATTGTCGCCGGCGATGCAGGGCAGGCCGTGCGCCTGCGCTTCCAGATACACCGCGCCATAGGCCTCGCCGACGCCCGGCCAGACGAAGAGATCGGCATCGCGGTAGAAGCGGGCGAGCAGGGTGCGATCCTCGATCATGCCGTGGAATTTCACCTGATCGCCGAGCGGCGCGAAGGCGGCGTGTACCTCCTCGCGTGTCGGGCCGTCGCCGATCATGTCGAGCCGAAACGGCCGGCCGAGCCGGGCGAGGGCCTCGGCAAGCTGGTGGTGGGACGCTAGCTTGTTGCCCGGACGCATCATCGCCACGTTGACCAGCCGAAGTTCACCTTCCCGTCGGGGCGCCGGCGGCCCGGCCAGCGGCCAGTCGGCGAGGTCGAAGAACGGCTTGAGGTCGGCTATGCGCTGACCGGCGGGCTTGAAGCGTTCGACCATCTCGCGGTCGCGCGTCGTCAGATTGAGCACGAGGTCGGCGGCGTCTATGGCGCGCTCCGCCAGTTCGTGGCCCCGCGCGAACGGGCCCTCGCTGCGGCGTGGCGACCGGGTCGCCTCGGCCGCCACATAGGACACGCCGAGCTGTGCCGCCAGGCGTGGGCCGATCAGGTCGGGCGCCTTGTAATAGAGGTGATAGGTGAAGACGCAGGCGATCTGCCCGCTCGTGGCCGCCTGCTCGCCGAGGATGCGGTGCAACTCTATCTCGGCAGCGTCTTCCAACTCCTGCCAGCGCTCGGCGGAAGGTTCTTTCGTGCGGGTGGAGAGCTTTGAGGCCAACTCGACCTGATAGCCGACACGGCCGAGCAGCCGGAAGAACAGGCGCGCCATGGCCCGGTCGCCGGACGGCAAGGGATGGTCGGGCGCCTTCATCGGCGCCAGGAAAAGGCAACGCATGGCTCAGGCCTCGCCGGCCTCGGCAACCGCGGCGATCGGCCGTTCCTCGCGCGTCGGCGCACGAACCGTGCGCGCCTCGGCCGCGGCACCGCCGGTCAGCAGCCCGGCGAGACGGTCGATGCCGGCCTCGAACGAGAAGCCCGACCGGACGCGCTCATAGGCCGCCGCCCCAAGCCTTGCCCGGCGCGCCGGGTCGGCGATCAGCGTGGCAAGGCTGTCCGCCAACGCGGCCACATCGCGCGGCTCCACCAGCAGGCCATTCGTGTCGTGCTCAATGAATTCCGGTACCCCGGCAAAGCGGGTCGACACCACCGGCAAGGCCTGCGTCGCCGCCTCCATGATGACATTGGGCAGGCCGTCGCGGTCGCCGTCCGCGCCCTGCCGGCTCGGCAGCACGAACAGCTCCGCTGCACGCAGCGCCTCGATCACCTTGCCCTGCGGCAGGCTCCCGCGCCATTCGATGCGGTTGGTGAGGCCGAGGCGCTCGGCCTGCGCCTTCAGGGCCGGCAGCCGCTCGCCGCCGCCAATGTGGGTGAAATGCCAGTTCAGATGCGCCGGCAGGCGGGCGAGGGCGTCGATGAGATCGTCGAAGCCCTTCTTCTCCACCGCACGGCCGACCGCGACGATGCGCACCGGCCGAGCCGGATCGCTGCCGTCGCGCGCCTCGGGCAGCGGCGGCGGGGGAAATCGGCCGAGATCGAGGCCGTGGTAGATCAGCGCGATGCGGCTGCCGTCGACCGGCGCGGTGACGCGCCTGAGCTCGGCGAGACCGTCTGCGGTGCAGGTGGTGCCCCAGCCGGCATCCGCGATCTTCTCGTGATGCTCCCAGGCCGGCGTGGTCCAGATGTCCTTGGCATGGGCGGAGAACGAGAAGCTGCGGCCGGTCAGCAGCGAAGCGTAGCGGGTGACGGAGCCCGGCGTGTGCAGGAAATGCACATGCATGTGCCGGATCGCCGGGTCGATCTCGCGCGCCAGCACGAAGGCCTGGCCGAGGCGGCGCAGCCGGTTCGGCGTCGGGTCGCGCCCGAGGTCACGCGCGAACACCTTCAGCGCCGGCCACCAATCCAGCCGTCTGAGGGCATGGACCATGCCGCGCCACACCCGGCGGGGATCGTCGTGCAGATATTCCGGCAGATAGAACAGCCGCGCCGTGATCGCCTCGTGCATCGGGTGCACGTGGCGATCGGTCGGCCGGCGCAGCGACCAGATGTCGAACTGGAAGCCGCGGCGCTCCAGTTCCAGTATCTCCTGCGCGATGAAGGTCTCCGACAGCCGCGGATAGCCCTTCAATACGATGGCGATGCGTGCCGGAATGCCTGAGGGGTCCGCGGGCACTTCAGCCCCCGGTTCCCGCGCCGCTACCGCGCCGCGCCTGCCCGCGCTCCAGCATGGGGGAGAGATAATTGGCGATCTGAGCGTGGCCGTCGAGCATGTCGTGGGACATGGCGGCGGAAGGCGGCTGCTGCGCGCACAGCGCCGTCAGCGCCGCCGCCATCTCCATCGGATCGCGCGTCGAGGCGCCATGCTCCACCGGATCGGTCAGCATGCGCATCAGGCCGAGATCAGCGGCGCGCTGCGCGCGAATGGTCTGTTCGAGCCGCGGGCGGGCACGCGGCACCAGCAGCGCCGGCTTGTCGAAG harbors:
- a CDS encoding class I SAM-dependent methyltransferase, which encodes MSGLSRLEKTLFRLEAQRACLAWAFAEIADRPGFVLELGLGLGRTYDHLRRHLPGRDILVFDRVNVAHADCQPTADQLVLGEIEETLPALHGRIAGKVVLANSDLGSFDRESNLAVAAMSARLLPPVMAAGGIIMSDLPLELDGFTEVPLPAGAREGRYYLYRRN
- a CDS encoding glycosyltransferase, which translates into the protein MPADPSGIPARIAIVLKGYPRLSETFIAQEILELERRGFQFDIWSLRRPTDRHVHPMHEAITARLFYLPEYLHDDPRRVWRGMVHALRRLDWWPALKVFARDLGRDPTPNRLRRLGQAFVLAREIDPAIRHMHVHFLHTPGSVTRYASLLTGRSFSFSAHAKDIWTTPAWEHHEKIADAGWGTTCTADGLAELRRVTAPVDGSRIALIYHGLDLGRFPPPPLPEARDGSDPARPVRIVAVGRAVEKKGFDDLIDALARLPAHLNWHFTHIGGGERLPALKAQAERLGLTNRIEWRGSLPQGKVIEALRAAELFVLPSRQGADGDRDGLPNVIMEAATQALPVVSTRFAGVPEFIEHDTNGLLVEPRDVAALADSLATLIADPARRARLGAAAYERVRSGFSFEAGIDRLAGLLTGGAAAEARTVRAPTREERPIAAVAEAGEA
- a CDS encoding glycosyltransferase family 4 protein; this translates as MRCLFLAPMKAPDHPLPSGDRAMARLFFRLLGRVGYQVELASKLSTRTKEPSAERWQELEDAAEIELHRILGEQAATSGQIACVFTYHLYYKAPDLIGPRLAAQLGVSYVAAEATRSPRRSEGPFARGHELAERAIDAADLVLNLTTRDREMVERFKPAGQRIADLKPFFDLADWPLAGPPAPRREGELRLVNVAMMRPGNKLASHHQLAEALARLGRPFRLDMIGDGPTREEVHAAFAPLGDQVKFHGMIEDRTLLARFYRDADLFVWPGVGEAYGAVYLEAQAHGLPCIAGDNGGVPDVIRDGETGILAPRGDIDAYAGAIRRLADDESLRTRYAHAAWRFASEERTIEAAQRTLEAALDTAGIPRPAA
- a CDS encoding glycosyltransferase, producing MSDPQTPPNMTPKRAMIVVTHLLGVGHLARMAAVGRALVAEGWQVTIVSGGRPVPTARLGSCELVQLPSVHCVGTDFSTLLASDGTVADAAYLARRGEELLAAFEAIRPDALIVELYPFGRRAMAGEFDALLERAKASDPRPTILCSIRDVLNPPSRPERADQALERLARSFDGVLFHGDTSVVPLSASWPTPPALERRLIETGYVHDGEAAVAAVGSDGQDEIVVSGGGSAASLPLCRAAIEAARLVTTHRWRLLVGHGVPATDFDTLEAAAPPHMMVERARPDFPALLGRSALSISQAGYNTVLDLAAAHARAILVPFAAGNELEQTIRAGELARRGLARVLETDGLDGAALAREAAGLTAAPRPDWSAIRAGGAKRTAERVAAAADNAAARAEAWRALDAVLVRARTSGRTIDFWLRDDDAIEPTPALDAYLARARRWGVPAALAVIPARGTPQLAAWLADHPTVDVLVHGWAHRNHAPAGARASEFGVDRPAPDKQGDATRGLSRIGEIFGERALPVFVPPWNRIDPGFAAALPELGYSGLSTHERRSPERAPAGLVTINSHWDPIAWKTGGGLKDEAKLLHLLARLIDEELATPAGTLEPIGILTHHLVHDGWIDRFLDEVFERLAGSGSARFVAAREVFAVPVPA
- a CDS encoding ABC transporter permease codes for the protein MSAPIPQLAGPERLPHIVAEAPFDPYTAEVLTEAQKRVYLASQLTLMWWKFKRHRLALFSGIFLMVLYASILICEFLAPYDYQARHTDFIRSPPQGIHLFHDGAFVGPFTYGLKYQLDMQSMRRTFSEDRTQVHPVRFFCKGDPYMFWGLIPGNRHLMCPSEGGTLFLLGTDRLGRDMLSRIIYGARISLTIGLIGVAVSFTLGIIIGGLAGYYGGLFDLVMQRVIEVIQSLPHIPLWLALSAIMPPTWSPLLVYFSITMILGLMDWTGLARAVRSKLLSLREDDYVVAAQLMGAKTPRIVFRHLVPGFLSHLIASATITIPTMILGETALSFLGLGLRPPITSWGVMLNEAQNINIVVFYPWLILPVVPVIAVILAFNFLGDGLRDAADPYH